A region from the Oceanidesulfovibrio marinus genome encodes:
- a CDS encoding RDD family protein has translation MSETEGATTVEEFGFGSVAAEEAEILPTAVGWPRILARGVDMLFVYLLFTFAFFALFGFVLGIIGRMDLAQAILGTHWLVLVIVPLVIWGLGESLLVSTIGATPGKLLLGLRVVDGEEGAYPGLGKSLGRTFWLLVRGLLLGIPVLTKLAMFYWCSALMPPYKAPPWDKRAGTRVAVRRKAGKPAVALAAVLIAAGTAWTVFALLSRLG, from the coding sequence GTGAGCGAAACGGAAGGAGCGACCACAGTAGAAGAGTTCGGGTTTGGGAGTGTGGCGGCGGAAGAAGCGGAAATATTGCCCACGGCCGTGGGCTGGCCACGCATTCTGGCGCGCGGTGTGGACATGCTTTTTGTCTATCTCCTGTTCACCTTTGCTTTTTTTGCACTGTTCGGCTTTGTCTTGGGGATAATCGGCCGCATGGACCTGGCGCAGGCGATCCTCGGCACGCACTGGCTTGTTCTGGTCATTGTCCCGCTGGTCATCTGGGGGCTGGGGGAGAGCCTTCTTGTATCCACGATCGGCGCCACGCCCGGCAAGCTGCTGCTGGGGCTGCGCGTGGTGGATGGGGAAGAGGGCGCCTACCCCGGCCTGGGTAAATCCCTGGGGCGCACGTTCTGGCTGCTGGTGCGGGGCCTGCTGCTTGGGATTCCTGTGCTCACGAAACTTGCCATGTTCTACTGGTGCAGTGCGCTCATGCCGCCGTACAAGGCGCCGCCGTGGGACAAACGGGCTGGAACGCGCGTGGCCGTGAGGCGCAAGGCCGGTAAACCGGCCGTGGCGCTGGCCGCGGTGCTGATAGCTGCTGGCACGGCCTGGACAGTGTTCGCACTGCTGTCCCGACTTGGATAA
- a CDS encoding putative signal transducing protein translates to MEPDALVTVFASTQSWESRLAQAALEAAGIEAFIADENLAHANWLYAGAVGGVKVQVRAAEKERAEAALTEAGVTRTARRRCPKCGSEDTRSSRLPAYVILGSWLLLGIPFLFHTPRYHCRQCGHEWKAGEGVKNGTAGE, encoded by the coding sequence GTGGAACCGGATGCACTGGTCACGGTGTTCGCCAGCACGCAGTCGTGGGAATCGCGGCTTGCGCAGGCGGCGCTTGAGGCCGCCGGCATCGAGGCGTTTATCGCGGACGAGAATCTCGCCCACGCGAACTGGCTCTATGCGGGCGCTGTCGGCGGCGTGAAAGTGCAGGTCCGTGCGGCTGAGAAGGAACGCGCCGAGGCAGCGCTGACCGAGGCTGGCGTCACCCGGACAGCCCGCCGGCGTTGCCCGAAGTGCGGCAGCGAGGATACCCGTTCCAGCCGCCTTCCGGCCTACGTGATCCTGGGATCGTGGCTGCTTCTGGGGATTCCTTTTCTGTTCCACACGCCGCGCTACCACTGCCGCCAGTGCGGGCACGAGTGGAAGGCGGGCGAGGGAGTGAAGAATGGAACAGCCGGGGAGTGA
- a CDS encoding class II aldolase/adducin family protein, translating to MKTLVDKYAGKISASGLAPATGEGAPLVGGLDAALAWSRESEHIPELAPLFDFLAINSLAWCRPAGSYAHAVGYLAAEALRTGTASISPRDSETRTFLHDIPVVPAGDTAQLAAALGQRKGVILHDPERGPALAAVGSVSPEQCFVTVSSIAFACFVAFFGRALELTRDGGMDDAFRRSFDAAVAALPPMEAAPPELMAGPFTDEETVRRAMDQAGKALVERRLVDSFFGNISCRLGNTLFISQTGAPLDELPGLIDPVPLDGSTCAGLTASSECTAHTAAIEASGAQTLLHGHPRFAVILSLFCDERATCPEADRCHVACRVKRDIGGAPVVPGEVGTGPTGLSRTLPPALVQAGAAVALGHGVFTLGQTDFRQAFARLEYVERTARANFFDILGV from the coding sequence ATGAAGACGCTCGTGGACAAGTACGCCGGCAAGATTTCGGCCTCGGGTCTGGCCCCGGCAACGGGCGAGGGCGCGCCGCTGGTGGGTGGGCTGGACGCCGCGCTGGCCTGGAGCCGCGAGTCCGAGCACATTCCGGAGCTTGCGCCGCTCTTCGATTTTCTGGCCATCAACTCCCTGGCGTGGTGTCGCCCTGCCGGGAGCTATGCCCATGCCGTGGGCTATCTTGCGGCCGAGGCGCTACGTACCGGCACGGCAAGCATCTCGCCGCGTGACAGCGAGACGCGGACCTTCCTGCACGACATCCCGGTGGTCCCGGCCGGGGACACGGCGCAGCTTGCTGCCGCCCTGGGCCAGCGCAAGGGCGTTATCCTGCACGATCCGGAGCGCGGCCCGGCCCTGGCCGCCGTGGGCTCGGTGAGCCCGGAGCAGTGTTTTGTCACGGTCAGCTCCATCGCCTTTGCCTGCTTCGTCGCTTTCTTCGGCCGCGCTCTGGAGCTGACGCGCGACGGCGGCATGGACGATGCTTTCCGCCGCTCCTTTGATGCGGCCGTGGCCGCGCTGCCGCCCATGGAGGCTGCGCCGCCGGAGCTCATGGCTGGGCCGTTCACCGACGAGGAGACCGTACGCCGCGCCATGGATCAGGCCGGCAAGGCCCTGGTGGAGCGCCGTCTCGTGGACTCTTTTTTCGGCAATATTTCCTGCCGCCTCGGCAACACGCTCTTTATCAGCCAGACCGGTGCGCCCCTGGACGAGCTTCCTGGCCTCATCGACCCCGTGCCTCTGGACGGCTCCACCTGCGCCGGGCTCACCGCCTCCAGCGAATGCACGGCCCATACCGCGGCCATCGAGGCGAGCGGGGCGCAAACCCTGCTGCATGGGCACCCGCGGTTCGCCGTCATTCTCTCCCTTTTTTGCGATGAGCGCGCCACCTGCCCGGAGGCCGACCGTTGCCACGTGGCCTGCCGCGTGAAACGCGATATTGGCGGTGCGCCCGTAGTCCCTGGCGAGGTAGGCACCGGCCCCACCGGACTCTCGCGCACCCTGCCGCCCGCCCTGGTCCAGGCCGGCGCCGCCGTGGCCCTGGGACACGGCGTGTTCACCCTTGGGCAGACCGACTTCCGCCAGGCTTTTGCCCGGCTGGAGTACGTTGAACGCACCGCGCGGGCTAATTTTTTCGATATATTAGGCGTGTAA
- a CDS encoding aldehyde ferredoxin oxidoreductase family protein: MRGGALGRLLHVDLGSRTARVEEPSDALYRNFLGGRGLAGALLRPHLSCPWDDPDLPLVILTGPLAGTMAPASGRAIIASKSPLTSTFLDSAAGGSLAASVKRAGFDGIVIRGAADGLVGLRLEDGNAVFEDARHLAGSTIGETYIAVLGENPAEHPAFAAVGSAGEQGAAFASIGVDRHHMAGRGGLGAVMGAKNLKWLTVRGTGTVPVADEEALLKAREAILRLTAASPVLRGQFGFSNYGTAALFDLTHSRRMTPTDNFRRTWFDRGEGLSAPALKKRYASHSAGCEGCPVECLQIAATPLDGETDWALPEFESLSHFTALVGNHDPDEAARANRRCVALGLDPVSAAVTLATRREIAGRDFAPGEMVVLLDDIVTGRGEGELLRLGAYRCAEAMGQPEAAMTVKGLELPAYDPRGAYGLALGSAVATRGGCHLRANTISHEILRKPVATDRFSFAGKARMVKLAEDAIAAADCLGVCTYMFLTAGLEEYAAALAAVSGEPWGQGELLRVGERVVYQERCMLLEASCGPEQDDLPERFFIEPGSETETQPMPAIDREAFLEARSAYYAVRGLDGRGNPIPDRAAALGLECSTSTPLV; the protein is encoded by the coding sequence ATGCGGGGCGGTGCGCTCGGGCGGCTGCTCCATGTGGATCTCGGTTCCCGCACGGCGCGGGTCGAGGAACCGTCTGACGCGCTGTACCGTAATTTCCTTGGCGGCCGTGGACTGGCCGGTGCATTGCTGCGGCCGCATCTGTCCTGCCCCTGGGATGATCCCGATCTTCCCCTCGTCATTCTGACCGGTCCGTTGGCCGGGACAATGGCTCCGGCGTCTGGCCGCGCCATTATCGCCTCCAAGTCGCCCCTCACGTCTACTTTTTTGGACAGCGCGGCAGGCGGCAGCCTTGCTGCATCCGTCAAGCGCGCCGGTTTTGACGGCATCGTGATCCGCGGCGCGGCCGATGGCCTGGTGGGCCTGCGTCTGGAGGACGGGAATGCGGTGTTCGAGGATGCGCGCCACCTGGCCGGCAGCACCATTGGTGAGACGTATATTGCGGTGCTCGGCGAGAATCCCGCGGAGCACCCGGCCTTCGCCGCCGTTGGGTCGGCCGGGGAGCAGGGCGCTGCCTTTGCGAGCATTGGTGTGGACCGCCACCATATGGCCGGGCGCGGCGGTCTGGGCGCCGTCATGGGCGCGAAAAATCTCAAATGGCTCACTGTTCGCGGCACGGGCACCGTGCCAGTGGCGGACGAGGAGGCGCTGCTCAAGGCGCGCGAGGCGATTCTCCGGCTCACGGCTGCATCCCCGGTGCTGCGCGGCCAGTTCGGCTTTTCCAACTACGGCACGGCCGCGCTTTTCGACCTCACGCACAGCCGGCGGATGACGCCCACGGACAACTTCAGGCGCACGTGGTTTGATCGCGGGGAGGGCCTCTCGGCCCCGGCGCTGAAGAAGCGGTATGCTTCGCATTCGGCCGGGTGCGAGGGCTGCCCGGTCGAGTGTCTCCAGATCGCCGCCACGCCCCTGGACGGCGAGACGGACTGGGCCCTGCCGGAGTTCGAGTCCCTATCGCATTTCACCGCCCTGGTGGGCAATCATGACCCGGACGAAGCCGCTCGCGCCAACCGGCGCTGCGTCGCACTGGGGCTCGATCCTGTCTCGGCCGCCGTCACGCTGGCGACGCGACGGGAGATTGCCGGCCGCGACTTTGCGCCGGGTGAGATGGTTGTGCTGCTCGACGATATCGTTACCGGCCGGGGCGAGGGCGAGCTGCTGCGGCTCGGCGCATACCGATGCGCCGAGGCCATGGGCCAGCCGGAGGCGGCCATGACCGTGAAGGGGCTGGAGCTGCCGGCCTATGATCCGCGCGGCGCGTATGGTTTGGCGCTGGGCTCGGCCGTTGCCACGCGCGGCGGCTGCCACCTGCGCGCCAACACCATCAGCCATGAGATTCTGCGCAAGCCCGTGGCCACGGACCGCTTCAGCTTTGCGGGCAAGGCGCGGATGGTCAAGCTCGCCGAGGACGCCATAGCCGCGGCGGATTGCCTGGGCGTGTGCACGTACATGTTCCTCACCGCCGGGCTGGAGGAATACGCCGCAGCGCTGGCCGCCGTGTCCGGCGAGCCGTGGGGGCAAGGCGAGCTCTTGCGCGTGGGCGAGCGCGTCGTCTACCAGGAGCGGTGCATGCTGCTGGAGGCGAGCTGCGGCCCGGAGCAGGACGACCTGCCGGAGCGGTTTTTCATCGAGCCGGGCAGCGAAACCGAGACACAACCCATGCCGGCCATTGATCGGGAAGCATTTCTGGAAGCCCGGTCGGCGTACTATGCCGTGCGCGGACTGGATGGGCGTGGGAACCCTATACCGGATCGCGCTGCGGCGTTGGGTCTGGAATGTTCCACATCCACTCCCCTGGTCTAG
- the tsaA gene encoding tRNA (N6-threonylcarbamoyladenosine(37)-N6)-methyltransferase TrmO — protein MDMSLRIIGRVESSVKSRADAPKMEDEGAPQAVVRIDPAYREALLGMEPGKEAVLLTWLHQSDRSYLQVHPRGDKTREKRGVFATRSPDRPNPIGLHRVRLLAVDDGPEPSITVDRLEALDGTPVIDIKAIGRTYRSDEER, from the coding sequence ATGGATATGTCGCTTCGTATCATCGGACGCGTCGAGTCGTCCGTGAAATCCCGGGCCGACGCCCCCAAAATGGAGGACGAAGGCGCGCCGCAGGCCGTGGTGCGCATTGATCCAGCCTACCGGGAAGCCTTGCTGGGCATGGAGCCCGGCAAGGAGGCGGTCCTGCTCACATGGCTGCACCAGTCGGATCGCTCTTACCTGCAGGTCCATCCGCGCGGTGACAAAACCCGCGAAAAGCGCGGTGTGTTCGCTACGCGCTCCCCGGACCGGCCCAACCCCATCGGGCTGCATCGCGTGCGGCTGCTGGCCGTGGATGACGGTCCCGAGCCCTCCATAACCGTAGATCGGCTGGAAGCGCTGGACGGCACGCCTGTTATCGACATCAAGGCCATTGGCCGGACGTACCGATCCGACGAGGAACGCTGA
- a CDS encoding biotin transporter BioY, producing the protein MSSIPSLERQVWTALMAATIALGAFLHFPLGPVPFSMQPFFIMLAGLVLGPAGGAASMLLYLLAGCLGLPVFAGGASGFARLLGPTGGYLIGFIGQAAIAGLATRGRGEDLSWVRGIGILLLSLVPAYVLGVIVLKFVMHIGWAKVGTVGVLPFLPGDVIKTALVVAVYKMLRRRGALPTPPKSAR; encoded by the coding sequence GTGAGCTCCATACCTTCTTTGGAGCGCCAAGTCTGGACCGCGCTCATGGCCGCCACCATTGCCCTGGGGGCTTTTCTTCATTTTCCGTTGGGGCCGGTGCCCTTTTCCATGCAGCCGTTCTTCATCATGCTCGCCGGGTTGGTGCTCGGACCGGCCGGCGGGGCCGCAAGCATGCTGCTCTACCTTTTGGCCGGGTGTCTGGGGCTGCCAGTATTCGCTGGCGGGGCCTCGGGGTTCGCGCGGCTGCTGGGTCCCACGGGCGGCTACCTGATTGGTTTCATCGGCCAGGCGGCCATTGCCGGTCTGGCAACCCGCGGCCGGGGCGAGGATCTCTCCTGGGTGCGGGGCATCGGCATTCTCCTGTTGTCCCTGGTTCCCGCCTACGTGCTCGGCGTGATAGTGCTGAAGTTTGTCATGCATATCGGCTGGGCCAAGGTCGGAACGGTGGGCGTGTTGCCCTTCCTGCCGGGCGATGTGATCAAGACTGCCCTTGTCGTGGCGGTGTACAAAATGTTGCGCCGTCGCGGCGCGCTGCCCACGCCGCCCAAATCAGCGAGGTAA
- the bioB gene encoding biotin synthase BioB, which produces MPYETIFRKAIASQYYTDTEFRILMDPDPERLHEFFGYAMRLRERAFGRRIGLCAIASAKSGCCSEDCSFCAQSMYYDTGAPEFDVVEPGAIAEQAKQAAESGASRFGIVASGFSPESKELDALVAAVRAARETGLSVDVSVGCLDARKIRELKAAGATGVHHNLETGPNFFPSICTTHDYEDDIAAVRTAKQSGVYVCSGGIFGLGERWEDRLELALTLRALDVDSVPINFLMPVPGTPLENQPMLSQEEALRIVALFRFVLPKAHLRIAGGRHAIFPGADRRRLYAAGASGVMVGDYLTRAGAPAAEDAEDLTAMGLEPEKVTVEAA; this is translated from the coding sequence GTACGAAACCATATTCAGAAAAGCAATCGCGTCGCAGTACTACACAGACACCGAGTTCCGTATCCTGATGGACCCGGACCCGGAAAGATTGCACGAGTTTTTCGGATACGCCATGCGCCTGCGCGAGCGGGCCTTTGGCCGCCGCATCGGACTTTGCGCCATCGCCTCGGCCAAGAGTGGCTGCTGCTCCGAGGATTGTTCGTTCTGCGCCCAGTCCATGTATTATGATACCGGCGCGCCCGAGTTCGACGTCGTGGAGCCTGGCGCCATCGCCGAGCAGGCGAAACAGGCCGCCGAATCCGGCGCTTCGCGGTTCGGCATTGTGGCCAGCGGCTTCTCGCCGGAGTCCAAAGAACTGGACGCACTGGTCGCCGCCGTCCGCGCGGCGCGGGAGACCGGCCTTTCCGTGGATGTCTCCGTGGGCTGCCTGGATGCGCGCAAGATCCGCGAGCTCAAGGCTGCCGGCGCGACCGGCGTGCACCACAACCTGGAGACAGGACCGAACTTCTTCCCCTCCATCTGCACCACGCATGACTACGAGGACGACATAGCCGCGGTGCGCACGGCCAAGCAGTCCGGCGTGTACGTCTGCAGCGGCGGCATCTTCGGTTTGGGCGAACGCTGGGAGGACAGGCTGGAGCTCGCGCTCACGCTGCGCGCCCTGGACGTGGACTCCGTGCCGATCAACTTCCTCATGCCGGTGCCCGGCACGCCGCTGGAGAACCAGCCCATGCTGTCGCAGGAAGAGGCCCTGCGCATCGTCGCGCTCTTCCGCTTTGTGCTGCCCAAGGCCCACCTGCGCATTGCCGGCGGCAGGCACGCCATCTTCCCCGGCGCGGACCGCCGGAGACTCTACGCAGCCGGAGCCAGCGGCGTGATGGTGGGCGACTACCTGACGCGGGCCGGCGCCCCGGCCGCAGAGGACGCCGAAGACCTCACCGCAATGGGGCTGGAACCCGAAAAGGTGACGGTGGAGGCGGCGTGA